The Candidatus Binatus sp. genome contains the following window.
CATCCAGCAGATTTGCCCGATCACCTGCGCGCACAGACTATAGCCGGTGCATCGAATCTCGGTCGGGAACAACTCGGTCGAGAGCGCGGACGTCGCGGTGCGCGCCGCCTGGTAAGCGAACATCGTGATAACCTCGGCGGCAAGAATCGCCGAGTAGGTATCGCTGCGAAACAGCCAGAACATCGCGGCCGCCGAAATCAGGTACGCTGTCGCCGCGGTCAATTTCCGCCCGATGCGATCCATCAAAAATCCGCACAGCAGAGTGCCGACCGTGCCCATCAGGTATGCGACGATCACCGCGCTGCCGACCTGCGCGGAGGTCCAATGATGATCGCGCCGCGCGTAGAGGCTGAAGTAAGTAATCGTGGGACCGCCGATCAGGCCGATGCTGTTCCAGAGCGACGCGACGATCAGCAGCCGCGAGCGATACGCGCCGGCGAACGGCCTAAGGCAGTTGCGAATCGCAGTCCAGAACGGAATCAGCGGTTTCCCCTCGGCGGCGCGCGCGTGCTCGAGCGCGCTGAAGCGCGCGGTTTCCTGGATACCGCGGCGCAGGAACGCGATCAGCACCAGCGGCACGATCCCCAGCATGTACATCCCGCGCCAGCCGAAGCGCGACTCCGACATCGCGCCGTACACGAGGCCGGCTGCGGTGACGCCCAAAAACGCAATCATGTGCAGGCCCGCGATCGCGCGCCCGCGCTGCAACTCCGGAAATTCCTCGCTGATCATCGTGACCGCGACGCCGAACTCCGCCGCGAGAAAAATCTGCGACGAGCTCTGAAAGACGGTGAAGGTTCCGACGCCGGTGGACAGCGCCGTCAGCAGGGTCAGCACGGTGTAGCAGAGCACGGTGGTGGAGATGATCGGTTTGCGGCCGAAACGATCGGCGAGGATCACGACGAAGAACGACATCATCCCGCCGAGGCGCACGATCGTCGCGATCAGCCCGATCGCAGGATCGCCCAGATGAAAGGTGCGCGCGATATCGGGCGTACAGAGATGGAAAATCGTGATGTCGTAGCCTTCGAAGATCGTGGCCGACATCAGCATCACGAACAGCGCGATCAGGTAGCGCCGCGGACGCGGCAGTCCCGGCGTGGAGGGATGAGGAACGGTGCCCGGATCCAAGTGAGCAGCCTGCATTGCCATTTCTACCGTCTAGTCTCGCTCGCCGAATCGACTGTGATCGATCTTATTGCGCGCCTAATCGCGACGGCCTAGCGCGGCTGCGACTCAGTTGAACCCGGCGATCCTACTCCAGCCAGCACCGCGCGAAACGCGTCGCTCGAGACGTGCACCGCGCCCTGATACGGCGTCGAGAGTTCTGAAATCGCCAGGATCGTCAGTCCGATCAGAGCCGCGAACGCGCCGCACATCAATGCCTGAGCATAATAATACCGGGTACCGAAAAAATAGCTGAAGCCGATCGTGATCACGCTGCCAACGTAGATCACGATCCACACCACCGACGGCAGGTCATTGCTGTAATAGACGTAGCGCAGGCGCCGCGCGTTGTTCAGATCGGCCATCTGGTCGAGGCTCTTGTCGAGCAGCAGGCTCTCGCGCGAATCGGCCGGCTTGTAGGCGACCAGATCGTCCCACAGCCGGTTGGCAGTGGCGCTGTCGGCGGCGAAATCGTTTTTCGCCATCGCTTCCCATTCGTTGTTCACGACGATCCGCGCGTACTGATGAACCGCGGAGCGCATTTCGGATCGCATCGGCTCGTTAAATCCACGCGACAGATAGAAGATGTTCGCCAGCGCCAGCGCTTCCTGCTGCGCACTCTCGTTCGCGCTCTCGTAGCGCTGCCACGCCGCCACGATCACGAATGCCAGCACCACGCCATAGAATGCGCCGACCACGCCGAAGGTGAAGCCCGCGACTTCGTGGTTCTCGCGCAACGTCTCCCACGGCACGAGGCGGCGCATGATAAGTAGTCCCGCGATCGTGACGCCGGCGAAAACCAGCGCGACAATTTCGGCTTGCAAGGAGACCGAAAAGGCGTCGAGCCAATTCATAGTTGCGGTCGTCTCATCGTTTGCGCCATCTCAGCGCGAGGATGCCCCAATCGCGGCCTCCGCGCGCGCCTCACAATGACGCGAGAACCCGATACTGCGCAATCTAGTTCGCAACACCCACCAGTTTCACATGCTGCGGACTCTTGGCCGCGGTATCGCGCAGTTCGAGGGTGCCCTTGAAGATGCCCGCCGAGCGCGGCGCGAACTCGACGCGCACCACGCAACTGCCGCCGCCCGCCTCGAGCGTCTCGCAGGTGTTGGCGGTGACGTTGAACGGCGGCGACGCCGCGACGCTCGAGAACTTGATCGCGGTGCGCGTGTTGTTGGTCACCTTCAGGCTCATCGAGGCCGGCGTTCCATCGACCTTCAACGCGCCGAAGTGGAGTTTTTTCTGAAAGGTGAGCGGCCCCGCGACGCCCTTGCCGCGCAGCTTCACGATATGCGGACTGTTGGCGGCATTGCTGATGAGTTGCAGCGTTCCGCGCTGCCCGCCCTCCGCGATTGGCGCGAAGGCGACGGTGATCGAGCAGCTCGCAGCCGGCATCAGCGGTTCTCTGCATCCGTTCGCGACGATCGCGAATCCTCGGCTGATAACAGGTCCCGAAAATTTGACCGGAGCACCGCCCGCGATCGCGGAACTAGTGAACGTCACCGCGACTGGCCTGCTCTCATCGATCTGATTGCCGACTTCTTCCGGCTCGAAGAGTATCGCCCTCGGCGCGACCTCTATACTCGATTGCACCGCCGCGGGATCGCCCGCGCGCGCCGCCGCCCCTGGTTTCACGAGTATCGCGATCGCCGCGGTCAGCATCAACCAGCGCTTCCCGACACGCCCGATGCGATCGACACGCCTATCCAATGCGGCTGTCACAATGATGATTGTGCATCATCTTTCGCAGCAGGCTAAGACTTCCTTCGCTGCATGGGCGCGGGAGGTCCGTCCTTCCGGGCGCGCGACGAGTCAGCCTTTTTTGCGCGCCGACGATTATTTGACGACCGGACTCTCGACCGGCTGGACGTGCTCGCCGTTGCGCGCCGCCTGTCCGACGTTGACCGCAACCTTGTCCGTCTCATTGATACCGCTGGTCACTTCGACCATCTGGCCGTTGTCGTAGCCGAGCGTCACTTCGGCGAGATGCAATTGATTGTTGCGGACGACGGGCACGAAGACTTTGCCGTCGCGGAACACCAGCGCATCGTCGGGCACCATCGGCGCGCCGGCGCCCATCGTGACGGTGAATTGCGCGCGCGCGTACATGCCGGGATAGAGCGCGAGATCGTCGTTCGGCAGATCGACTTCGACCAGCATCGTGCGCGTATCAGGCGAGAGCGCATCGGGATGCCGCGTGATCGTTCCGCTGAATTTGCGCGCTGGATATTCCGCGACCGTGATCGTCGCCTGGTCGCCGTCCTTGATAAACGGCGAGACCGCTTGCGGCGCCGACGTCAGCACGCGCACCGGTTTGGAGCGCGCGATCGTGACGATATTGCCGCCGCCAGCGCCGCTCGTGCTCGCCGGCACCAGGCGCCCCGGATCGATATTGCGTGCAGTGATGATTCCGTCGAACGGCGCCGTAATTATCTTGTAAGCCTGATTCGCGAGATCCTGCTCGAGGATTGCCTTCGCCTGCAGCATCTGCGCGTGCGCCTCGTCGGCCATCTGCGGCGCGACGACTCCTTCCTTGCGCAGCGTCTGATTGCGCTGATCGGTGATGCGCGCGAGGTTGTAGTTGGCGCGCGCGTTGGCGACCTGCTGATCGAGTTCCGGCGATTCGAGGATCGCGATCACCTGACCTTTGCGCACGCGGTCGCCCTTATCGACGTTGATCTTCTTCAGGTAGCCGGAGACCTTCGCGTACACCTCGGTCTCGTCGAAGCCGCGGATCGTCGCCGGCAACTTGATTTCGCGGGTCGCGGGCGAGCGCGTGACATTCTTCACCAGCACGTGCGGCCCCGCCTCGTGCTGGCGTTCGAGTTCCGAAGTTTGCCGTCCGATCCAGAGTTCGCGCGCGAGCACCAAGCCGGCGGTCGCGACCATTATCAGCACCACCGCGATAATCCAGCCGGCATAGAAAAATTTGCCGGGTGGCGGAGCAGTAAAGTTCCGTGGATCTTCTTCCAGTTCAGCCATAGAGTTCGCGGATTAACGCGTCGCGTCGTTCACAATATCAGCTTAGGCGCCCGGCAGCGTGATCGCCTCGATCTCGAGGTCGCGCTGATGCTTGCCCATCAAGCTGCGGCTGAAGATCGAATAGACCGCCGGCACCACGAACAGCGTCATCATCGTGGCCGCGATCAATCCGCCGATTACCGCGCGCCCGAGCGGCGCGTTCTGCTCCGAGCCGGAACCGAGCGCGAGCGCCATCGGCAGCATCCCGAGGATCATCGCGAGCGCCGTCATGATGATCGGGCGAAAGCGGATTCGGCCCGCCTCGATCGCCGCGGCGGTCGGACTGTAGCCGTCTTCGCGCAGTTCGTTGGCGAACGTGACGAGCAGATTCGCGTTGGCGACGCCGACCCCGATCGCCATGATCGCGCCCATCAAGGATTCGACATTGATCGTCGTGCCAGTGATCGCGAGCATCCAGAGCACGCCCGCCAGCGCTCCGGGCACCGCCATCATGATGATGAACGGCTCGAGCCACGACTGAAAATTCGCGACCATCAGCAGGTACACCAGG
Protein-coding sequences here:
- a CDS encoding MFS transporter, whose protein sequence is MAMQAAHLDPGTVPHPSTPGLPRPRRYLIALFVMLMSATIFEGYDITIFHLCTPDIARTFHLGDPAIGLIATIVRLGGMMSFFVVILADRFGRKPIISTTVLCYTVLTLLTALSTGVGTFTVFQSSSQIFLAAEFGVAVTMISEEFPELQRGRAIAGLHMIAFLGVTAAGLVYGAMSESRFGWRGMYMLGIVPLVLIAFLRRGIQETARFSALEHARAAEGKPLIPFWTAIRNCLRPFAGAYRSRLLIVASLWNSIGLIGGPTITYFSLYARRDHHWTSAQVGSAVIVAYLMGTVGTLLCGFLMDRIGRKLTAATAYLISAAAMFWLFRSDTYSAILAAEVITMFAYQAARTATSALSTELFPTEIRCTGYSLCAQVIGQICWMLSPVVVGLLSKPLGGLGQAASIFAVGPLIGVVVLVLFVPETRGKSLEDLSPSFSEEE
- a CDS encoding DUF4239 domain-containing protein, translating into MNWLDAFSVSLQAEIVALVFAGVTIAGLLIMRRLVPWETLRENHEVAGFTFGVVGAFYGVVLAFVIVAAWQRYESANESAQQEALALANIFYLSRGFNEPMRSEMRSAVHQYARIVVNNEWEAMAKNDFAADSATANRLWDDLVAYKPADSRESLLLDKSLDQMADLNNARRLRYVYYSNDLPSVVWIVIYVGSVITIGFSYFFGTRYYYAQALMCGAFAALIGLTILAISELSTPYQGAVHVSSDAFRAVLAGVGSPGSTESQPR
- a CDS encoding choice-of-anchor D domain-containing protein, coding for MLTAAIAILVKPGAAARAGDPAAVQSSIEVAPRAILFEPEEVGNQIDESRPVAVTFTSSAIAGGAPVKFSGPVISRGFAIVANGCREPLMPAASCSITVAFAPIAEGGQRGTLQLISNAANSPHIVKLRGKGVAGPLTFQKKLHFGALKVDGTPASMSLKVTNNTRTAIKFSSVAASPPFNVTANTCETLEAGGGSCVVRVEFAPRSAGIFKGTLELRDTAAKSPQHVKLVGVAN
- a CDS encoding efflux RND transporter periplasmic adaptor subunit, encoding MAELEEDPRNFTAPPPGKFFYAGWIIAVVLIMVATAGLVLARELWIGRQTSELERQHEAGPHVLVKNVTRSPATREIKLPATIRGFDETEVYAKVSGYLKKINVDKGDRVRKGQVIAILESPELDQQVANARANYNLARITDQRNQTLRKEGVVAPQMADEAHAQMLQAKAILEQDLANQAYKIITAPFDGIITARNIDPGRLVPASTSGAGGGNIVTIARSKPVRVLTSAPQAVSPFIKDGDQATITVAEYPARKFSGTITRHPDALSPDTRTMLVEVDLPNDDLALYPGMYARAQFTVTMGAGAPMVPDDALVFRDGKVFVPVVRNNQLHLAEVTLGYDNGQMVEVTSGINETDKVAVNVGQAARNGEHVQPVESPVVK